Proteins from one Thermobifida alba genomic window:
- a CDS encoding C40 family peptidase: MSVRRRLTAGTGTTVVLVAAFGAFGSPAWAEPRPDVADRPSVTSSSLPSGAATPSGSGTYPSPPVADRERLDRDVRVAPFDEPRSREYFAVSAEPLAPGLVEKVRAIDGVRSVEVVDAARIQVDGVAMSVLGVTPSTFRNYAPAPSAESDEIWQGIAEGRIALSNDAGKQRDLDLGSTVAMAGARGTVDKEVWTHATSGVAGIDALISRASAAELGFPRGNGLIVSAPGADLWQLREDLKKALGPDISLQVLAEETSGPRPYDADGVPVSEAVVERMIAAAESQLGVPYVWGGTTPGRGFDCSGLVQWAFRQAGVEIPRVTHDQWWAGEHVDYAEARRGDLIFWRSDPTAPDYISHVAIYLGDGKMLEAPRTGDVVKVTDVRTDKMAGVVRVHVADR; this comes from the coding sequence GTGTCGGTACGGCGACGGCTGACGGCCGGTACGGGCACCACCGTGGTGCTCGTCGCGGCCTTCGGCGCTTTCGGCTCTCCAGCCTGGGCTGAGCCCCGACCGGATGTGGCGGACCGGCCTTCCGTCACCTCCTCCTCCCTCCCGTCGGGAGCCGCCACCCCCTCCGGTTCCGGTACGTACCCCTCGCCTCCGGTCGCCGACCGGGAGCGGCTCGACCGCGACGTCCGGGTCGCCCCGTTCGACGAGCCGCGTTCCCGGGAGTACTTCGCAGTGTCGGCGGAGCCGCTGGCCCCCGGGCTCGTGGAGAAGGTCCGCGCCATCGACGGCGTGCGGTCGGTCGAGGTGGTGGACGCGGCCCGGATCCAGGTCGACGGTGTGGCCATGTCCGTTCTGGGGGTCACCCCCTCCACCTTCCGCAACTACGCCCCCGCCCCCTCCGCCGAGTCCGACGAGATCTGGCAGGGGATCGCCGAGGGGCGGATCGCGCTCTCCAACGACGCGGGCAAGCAGCGGGACCTGGACCTGGGCAGCACCGTGGCGATGGCCGGGGCGCGGGGAACGGTCGACAAGGAGGTGTGGACGCACGCCACCTCGGGGGTGGCCGGGATCGACGCGCTGATCTCCCGGGCCTCCGCCGCGGAGTTGGGCTTTCCCCGGGGCAACGGATTGATCGTCTCGGCTCCCGGCGCGGACCTGTGGCAGCTTCGGGAGGACCTGAAGAAGGCGCTCGGTCCCGACATCAGCCTGCAGGTGCTGGCCGAGGAGACCTCGGGGCCGCGCCCCTACGACGCCGACGGAGTGCCGGTCAGCGAGGCGGTCGTCGAACGGATGATCGCCGCGGCCGAGAGCCAGTTGGGCGTGCCCTACGTGTGGGGCGGCACCACCCCGGGACGGGGGTTCGACTGCTCCGGTCTGGTGCAGTGGGCCTTCCGGCAGGCGGGGGTGGAGATCCCCCGGGTCACCCACGACCAGTGGTGGGCCGGGGAGCACGTCGACTACGCCGAGGCCCGCCGTGGCGACCTGATCTTCTGGCGCAGCGACCCGACGGCCCCCGACTACATCTCCCACGTGGCCATCTACCTGGGCGACGGGAAGATGCTGGAGGCGCCGCGCACCGGTGACGTGGTGAAGGTCACCGACGTGCGCACCGACAAGATGGCCGGGGTGGTGCGGGTCCACGTGGCCGACCGGTGA
- a CDS encoding 2-hydroxyacid dehydrogenase, which produces MDGRILVPWEQNRDNAPEQLTVEVYDGRGEPPAGVLDDVVFYVVPYGRVQRVELMRRMPRLRAVQLLTAGYEHALADLPEGVRLYNGRGLHDASTAEHVVALILAAQRELPRWAADQRAHVWDPHYTRSLADCRVLIVGYGSIGAAVEARLLPFEATVVRLARRARPASGVYGVEDLHRLLPDADVVVVVTPHTPETEGLIGAAELAALPDGALVVNVGRGPVVDTAALLAERGRIRAALDVTDPEPLPADHPLWDAPGVFVTPHVAGGSAAFYPRARRFVDEQLRRWAAGEPLVNRVSLDAG; this is translated from the coding sequence GTGGACGGGCGGATCCTGGTGCCCTGGGAGCAGAACCGGGACAACGCCCCGGAACAGCTGACCGTGGAGGTCTACGACGGTCGAGGCGAGCCCCCGGCCGGGGTGCTCGACGACGTCGTCTTCTACGTCGTCCCCTACGGCCGAGTCCAGCGGGTGGAGTTGATGCGGCGGATGCCCCGGCTGCGCGCGGTCCAGCTGCTCACCGCCGGCTACGAGCACGCCCTGGCGGACCTGCCGGAGGGCGTGCGGCTGTACAACGGGCGCGGGCTGCACGACGCGAGCACCGCGGAGCACGTGGTCGCGCTGATCCTCGCGGCGCAGCGGGAGCTTCCCCGGTGGGCCGCGGACCAGCGGGCGCACGTGTGGGATCCGCACTACACCCGTTCCCTGGCGGACTGCCGGGTGCTCATCGTCGGCTACGGCAGCATCGGCGCGGCGGTCGAGGCGCGCCTGCTGCCCTTCGAGGCCACCGTGGTGCGGCTGGCCCGCCGCGCCCGCCCGGCCTCGGGGGTGTACGGCGTCGAGGACCTGCACCGTCTGCTGCCCGACGCCGACGTCGTCGTGGTCGTCACCCCGCACACCCCCGAGACGGAGGGGCTCATCGGCGCGGCCGAGCTGGCGGCGCTGCCGGACGGCGCTCTCGTGGTGAACGTGGGGCGCGGCCCGGTGGTCGACACCGCGGCGCTGCTGGCCGAGCGGGGACGGATCCGGGCCGCGCTGGACGTCACCGACCCCGAGCCGCTGCCCGCGGACCATCCGCTGTGGGACGCCCCGGGGGTCTTCGTCACCCCGCACGTGGCGGGGGGCTCCGCCGCGTTCTACCCCCGGGCCAGGCGGTTCGTGGACGAGCAGCTGCGGCGTTGGGCGGCGGGAGAGCCGCTGGTCAACCGGGTCAGCCTGGACGCGGGGTAG
- a CDS encoding diacylglycerol/lipid kinase family protein: MLVINNSRAGSNEDRQLRAAVGELTVAGAAAVEVVSCGDSAELDAALDRGHDTLVVAGGDGSLHAVANALHRRGELGGRVVGLLPLGTGNDFARSLGLPLDPEAAARAFLSGTARPLDLLVDDTGEVTVNAVHLGIGADSTREAARWKKTLGPASFPVGGLIAGWAAQGYRMLVEADGEKVITPRHKTLMAGLANGRFIGGGAGTLDPGARPDSGVIGLVVSRSRGFWRRAAHAVRLHRGTHPMELDVHHRPAHTVTVVGEPVTMSSDGEITEGVTRRTWRVLPGAWRFVVPREGPLA; this comes from the coding sequence ATGCTGGTCATCAACAACTCCCGCGCCGGAAGCAACGAGGACCGGCAGTTGCGCGCCGCGGTGGGCGAACTGACGGTCGCGGGTGCTGCGGCGGTGGAGGTCGTCTCCTGCGGCGACTCCGCGGAACTGGACGCGGCCCTGGACCGCGGCCACGACACGCTGGTCGTGGCCGGCGGGGACGGCTCCCTGCACGCGGTGGCCAACGCGCTGCACCGCCGCGGCGAACTCGGCGGCCGTGTGGTCGGCCTGCTGCCGCTGGGCACCGGCAACGACTTCGCCCGCTCCCTCGGCCTCCCCCTGGACCCCGAGGCGGCCGCCCGCGCGTTCCTGTCCGGCACGGCCCGGCCGCTGGACCTGCTCGTGGACGACACCGGCGAGGTGACCGTCAACGCCGTGCACCTGGGCATCGGCGCCGACTCCACCCGCGAGGCCGCCCGGTGGAAGAAGACGCTCGGCCCGGCGAGTTTCCCGGTCGGCGGACTGATCGCGGGCTGGGCCGCCCAGGGGTACCGCATGCTGGTGGAGGCCGACGGCGAGAAGGTGATCACGCCCCGGCACAAGACGCTCATGGCCGGTCTGGCCAACGGCCGCTTCATCGGCGGCGGCGCGGGCACCCTCGACCCCGGCGCACGGCCCGACAGCGGTGTGATCGGGCTGGTCGTCTCCCGCTCACGCGGTTTCTGGCGGCGTGCCGCACACGCGGTACGCCTGCACCGGGGCACCCACCCGATGGAACTGGACGTCCACCACCGCCCGGCGCACACCGTCACGGTGGTCGGCGAACCGGTGACGATGAGCAGCGACGGCGAGATCACCGAGGGGGTCACCAGGCGCACCTGGCGGGTACTGCCCGGCGCGTGGCGTTTCGTGGTGCCCCGGGAAGGCCCCCTGGCGTGA
- a CDS encoding TrmH family RNA methyltransferase produces MNVIEVADPADERLADYVRLRDSSLRRSLEAEHGLFLAEGEKVVRRALRAGYRPRSLLLTRRRRTVLDDVADAFDAPVYVVDDAVAERLVGFHLHRGVLASFHRKPLPGVAEVVAAARRVVVLEDVVDHTNVGAIFRSAAGLGVDAAVLAPRCADPLYRRAVKVSMGAVFTLPYARLDDWYGGLEELRRRGFTLVALTPAPDAVPLAEAVGDGDGRYALLLGAEGDGLSTRWIDQADVRARIPMAARDVDSLNVTAAAAIACYELTR; encoded by the coding sequence GTGAACGTCATCGAGGTGGCCGATCCCGCCGACGAGCGGCTGGCCGACTACGTGCGGCTGCGGGACAGCAGCCTCCGCCGCAGCCTGGAGGCCGAGCACGGGCTGTTCCTGGCCGAGGGGGAGAAGGTGGTGCGCCGTGCGCTGCGCGCCGGATACCGCCCCCGTTCGCTGCTGCTCACCCGGCGCCGCCGCACGGTGCTCGACGACGTGGCCGACGCCTTCGACGCCCCGGTGTACGTGGTCGACGACGCAGTCGCCGAGCGGCTGGTCGGCTTCCACCTGCACCGCGGGGTCCTCGCCTCCTTCCACCGCAAGCCGCTGCCCGGGGTCGCCGAGGTGGTCGCGGCCGCGCGCCGCGTCGTGGTCCTGGAGGACGTCGTCGACCACACCAACGTGGGGGCGATCTTCCGCAGCGCCGCCGGGCTGGGCGTCGACGCGGCCGTGCTGGCCCCCCGCTGCGCCGACCCGCTGTACCGGCGCGCCGTCAAGGTGTCCATGGGGGCGGTCTTCACCCTCCCCTACGCCCGGCTCGACGACTGGTACGGCGGGTTGGAGGAGCTGCGGCGGCGCGGCTTCACCCTGGTGGCGCTCACCCCCGCGCCGGACGCGGTGCCGCTGGCCGAGGCGGTGGGGGACGGCGACGGCAGGTACGCGCTGCTGCTGGGGGCGGAGGGGGACGGGCTGTCCACCCGGTGGATCGACCAGGCCGACGTCCGGGCGCGCATCCCGATGGCCGCGCGCGACGTGGACTCCCTCAACGTCACCGCCGCGGCGGCCATCGCCTGCTACGAGCTGACCCGCTGA
- a CDS encoding VWA domain-containing protein, whose product MGRHRGSNAADNAPDTRRRANRRRRRRGTGRALAAFAAALAILIGLGVTGYFVLGGRLGCASSSLPLQVAAAPEIAPVLTRLADDFNSTDAAKNRCVTVEVRGADSADVAYSITGAGPTMGGTESQVWIPDSTLWVKTVQRDAADDVVVSTGTSVARSPLVLVTTETVAAEADASDTPLSWDNLVPTQALPDQDAPPYQVHVIDPVNSSSGLATLALVSNSVGTEEGSQTRFIAALQNLQKSIAPDEEAAFTLISEAADDEQAPLLVLSEQAAWRHSTRSGSTVHVIYPDNGTYTLDYPYVLRSDAPEVQLAAEDFRAFLTSQEAQRAIRADGFRSADDSTDPEVLTEKHGFRPEHPGELPTPGEQAAKSLLQAWNQLKLGTRLLTVVDISGSMAEPVPGTGLTRMQVTSMAATQGLTLFPSNAEMGLWEFSVALEGDQDYRETVPIRPLDAEVDGATQHEVLTAALTGLTPKPDGDTGLYDTILAAYQELTEGYAADRVNTLLVLTDGNNDDHDSISLNELLDQLEELYQPDRPVSIIAISFGPDVDPEPLEQIAETTRGAAYTTEDPTEIGEIFLSAFALRISGGGGEEE is encoded by the coding sequence TTGGGACGCCATCGCGGAAGCAACGCAGCCGACAACGCCCCCGACACCCGCCGCCGCGCGAACCGGCGACGGCGCCGCCGCGGCACCGGGCGTGCCCTCGCCGCGTTCGCCGCCGCACTCGCCATCCTCATCGGCCTCGGGGTCACCGGCTACTTCGTGCTGGGCGGCCGCCTCGGCTGCGCCAGCTCCTCCCTCCCCCTCCAGGTCGCGGCGGCCCCGGAGATCGCCCCCGTGCTCACCCGACTGGCCGACGACTTCAACTCCACCGACGCGGCGAAGAACCGGTGCGTGACCGTGGAGGTGCGCGGCGCCGACTCCGCCGACGTCGCCTACAGCATCACCGGAGCCGGGCCGACCATGGGCGGCACCGAATCACAGGTGTGGATCCCCGACTCCACCCTGTGGGTCAAGACCGTCCAGCGCGACGCCGCCGACGACGTCGTCGTCAGCACCGGCACCTCCGTGGCCCGCTCCCCGCTGGTCCTGGTGACGACCGAGACCGTCGCAGCCGAAGCCGACGCCTCCGACACCCCGCTGTCCTGGGACAACCTGGTGCCGACCCAGGCACTGCCGGACCAGGACGCACCCCCCTACCAGGTGCACGTGATCGACCCGGTCAACAGCTCCTCCGGGCTCGCCACGCTCGCGCTCGTCAGCAACTCCGTCGGCACCGAGGAAGGCTCCCAGACCCGGTTCATCGCCGCCCTGCAGAACCTGCAGAAGTCGATCGCCCCCGACGAGGAGGCCGCCTTCACCCTGATCAGCGAGGCCGCCGACGACGAGCAGGCCCCGCTGCTGGTCCTCAGCGAACAGGCCGCCTGGCGACACAGCACCCGGTCCGGCTCCACCGTGCACGTCATCTATCCCGACAACGGCACCTACACCCTGGACTACCCCTACGTGCTGCGCTCCGACGCCCCCGAGGTGCAGCTCGCCGCCGAGGACTTCCGCGCCTTCCTCACCAGCCAGGAGGCGCAGCGGGCCATCCGCGCCGACGGGTTCCGCTCCGCCGACGACTCCACCGACCCCGAGGTGCTCACCGAGAAGCACGGCTTCCGCCCCGAGCACCCGGGGGAACTGCCCACCCCCGGCGAACAGGCGGCCAAGTCGCTGCTCCAGGCGTGGAACCAGCTCAAGCTCGGCACCCGCCTGCTCACCGTGGTCGACATCTCCGGCTCCATGGCCGAACCCGTGCCCGGCACCGGACTCACCCGGATGCAGGTCACCAGCATGGCCGCCACCCAGGGCCTCACCCTGTTCCCCTCCAACGCCGAGATGGGCCTGTGGGAGTTCTCCGTCGCCCTCGAAGGCGACCAGGACTACCGGGAGACCGTCCCCATCCGCCCGCTGGACGCCGAGGTCGACGGCGCCACCCAGCACGAGGTGCTGACCGCGGCGCTGACCGGCCTGACGCCCAAACCGGACGGGGACACCGGCCTGTACGACACGATCCTGGCCGCCTACCAGGAGCTGACCGAGGGCTACGCGGCCGACCGGGTCAACACCCTGCTGGTGCTCACCGACGGCAACAACGACGACCACGACAGCATCTCGCTGAACGAGCTGCTGGACCAGCTGGAGGAGCTGTACCAGCCCGACCGCCCGGTCAGCATCATCGCCATCTCCTTCGGCCCCGACGTGGACCCCGAACCCCTGGAGCAGATCGCCGAGACCACCCGGGGCGCCGCCTACACCACGGAGGACCCCACCGAGATCGGGGAGATCTTCCTCAGCGCCTTCGCCCTGCGCATCTCCGGCGGAGGGGGAGAGGAGGAGTAG
- a CDS encoding DUF2510 domain-containing protein, translating to MGGSIEPGWYADPEGTPGQLRWWNGNEWTQHVRPLSEFTSDQNTADASAASQHTTDSGSGTSPDEATVNLGSGPSPTDATMRIDPPAAPASHDDDPTADLTPAPDEATVNLGSGPSPTDATMRVNPPAAPASHDDDPTADLTPAPDEATVNLGSGPSPTDATMRVNPPAAPASHDDDPTADLTPAPDEATVNLGSGPSPTDATMRVNPPAAPASHDDDPTADLTPQTRFLGDAEADEAPKTAVFDSGDAPRTAVLGSGDAPRTAVFNPGDPVFTQAASGEGTEEEEDGGRKFNKFLGSLKEGIQDYRAELAEERKKRQEEQRRKAEEEAKRRAEREAREAEERKKREEEERRRLAEQAKAAPPGSAPHTPGAAPHPSAESGGTPGRTPSGANPSHAPSGANPSHAPSGPHRGYSPSGPNAGYPPAPPVRPTPHPAGPQPYPYPPQTGAQRGAAAYPPPSRPAPSPGHGAAPAPARNRPAAPPGHPPRAPQAPAPYNRGGHPAPGTPGQPPLPGRPPWGPGQGGPYPAQPPAPQKKKGGCCGCGCVSTLLILLVVLAAIGICGYLWLDGNELMVAIFGHPSLVGL from the coding sequence ATGGGTGGATCGATCGAGCCAGGCTGGTACGCGGACCCCGAAGGAACTCCGGGCCAGCTCCGTTGGTGGAACGGCAACGAGTGGACGCAGCACGTCCGCCCGCTGTCCGAGTTCACCTCAGACCAGAACACCGCCGACGCCTCGGCGGCTTCCCAGCACACGACCGACTCGGGCAGCGGGACCTCGCCCGACGAGGCGACCGTCAACCTCGGCAGCGGCCCCTCACCCACCGACGCCACCATGCGCATCGACCCCCCGGCCGCTCCCGCCTCCCACGACGACGACCCCACCGCCGACCTCACCCCCGCCCCCGACGAGGCGACCGTCAACCTCGGCAGCGGCCCCTCACCCACCGACGCCACCATGCGCGTCAACCCCCCGGCCGCTCCCGCCTCCCACGACGACGACCCCACCGCCGACCTCACCCCCGCCCCCGACGAGGCGACCGTCAACCTCGGCAGCGGCCCCTCACCCACCGACGCCACCATGCGCGTCAACCCCCCGGCCGCTCCCGCCTCCCACGACGACGACCCCACCGCCGACCTCACCCCCGCCCCCGACGAGGCGACCGTCAACCTCGGCAGCGGCCCCTCACCCACCGACGCCACCATGCGCGTCAACCCCCCGGCCGCTCCCGCCTCCCACGACGACGACCCCACCGCCGACCTCACCCCCCAGACCCGTTTCCTCGGCGACGCGGAGGCGGACGAGGCGCCGAAGACCGCGGTGTTCGACTCCGGCGACGCCCCCCGGACCGCGGTGCTCGGCTCCGGCGACGCCCCCCGGACCGCGGTGTTCAACCCCGGCGATCCGGTGTTCACCCAGGCGGCCTCGGGTGAGGGCACCGAGGAGGAGGAGGACGGGGGACGCAAGTTCAACAAGTTCCTCGGCAGCCTCAAGGAAGGCATCCAGGACTACCGCGCCGAACTGGCCGAGGAGCGCAAGAAGCGCCAGGAGGAGCAGCGCCGCAAGGCCGAGGAGGAGGCCAAGCGGCGTGCCGAGCGGGAGGCCAGGGAGGCGGAGGAGCGCAAGAAGCGCGAGGAGGAGGAGCGCAGGCGGCTCGCGGAGCAGGCCAAGGCGGCTCCGCCGGGGTCGGCCCCCCACACGCCGGGAGCCGCTCCCCACCCCTCCGCCGAGTCCGGCGGCACCCCCGGCCGCACCCCGTCGGGAGCGAACCCGAGCCACGCCCCCTCCGGGGCGAACCCGAGTCACGCCCCCTCCGGCCCGCACCGGGGCTACTCCCCCTCCGGCCCGAACGCCGGATACCCGCCGGCGCCCCCGGTCCGACCGACCCCGCACCCCGCCGGCCCCCAGCCGTACCCGTATCCGCCGCAGACCGGCGCGCAGCGCGGCGCGGCCGCCTACCCGCCGCCCTCCCGTCCGGCCCCGTCGCCCGGACACGGCGCCGCTCCTGCTCCGGCGCGCAACCGCCCGGCGGCTCCGCCCGGGCACCCGCCGCGGGCACCGCAGGCTCCCGCGCCCTACAACCGGGGCGGCCACCCCGCCCCGGGGACGCCCGGACAGCCCCCGCTCCCGGGGCGGCCCCCGTGGGGCCCCGGCCAGGGCGGCCCGTACCCGGCGCAGCCCCCGGCTCCCCAGAAGAAGAAGGGCGGCTGCTGCGGCTGCGGCTGCGTCTCCACGCTGCTCATCCTGCTGGTCGTCCTGGCGGCCATCGGGATCTGCGGCTACCTGTGGCTGGACGGGAACGAGCTGATGGTCGCGATCTTCGGCCACCCGAGCCTGGTGGGCCTGTGA
- the orn gene encoding oligoribonuclease, translating to MNDSLVWIDCEMTGLDLKKDALIEVACLITDGELNQLDEGIDVVIKPPQAALDQMGEFVTQMHTTSGLLAELDSGVTLAEAEQLVLDHIRRYVPEPKKVPLCGNSIATDRAFLARDMPRIDEHLHYRMVDVSSVKELLRRWYPRVYFASPEKHGGHRALADITESIRELRYFRAAAFVPPPGPDSATAKAIAADIVAGGTGLGVGTPTEKG from the coding sequence ATGAACGACAGCCTGGTGTGGATCGACTGTGAGATGACAGGACTCGATCTGAAGAAGGACGCGCTGATCGAAGTGGCCTGTCTCATCACGGACGGCGAACTCAACCAGCTCGACGAAGGCATCGACGTGGTCATCAAACCGCCGCAGGCGGCGCTGGACCAGATGGGCGAGTTCGTCACCCAGATGCACACCACGTCCGGGCTGCTGGCCGAACTCGACAGCGGGGTGACCCTCGCCGAAGCCGAACAGCTCGTCCTCGACCACATCCGGCGCTACGTCCCGGAGCCGAAGAAGGTCCCGCTGTGCGGCAACTCCATCGCCACCGACCGGGCCTTCCTCGCGCGGGACATGCCGCGCATCGACGAGCACCTGCACTACCGCATGGTGGACGTGTCCAGCGTCAAGGAACTGCTGCGCCGCTGGTACCCCCGGGTGTACTTCGCCAGCCCCGAGAAGCACGGCGGCCACCGCGCGCTGGCCGACATCACCGAGAGCATCCGGGAGCTGCGCTACTTCCGCGCGGCCGCCTTCGTCCCCCCGCCGGGCCCCGACAGCGCCACGGCCAAGGCCATCGCCGCCGACATCGTCGCGGGAGGCACCGGCCTCGGTGTGGGAACCCCCACCGAGAAAGGGTGA